The following proteins are co-located in the Athene noctua chromosome 16, bAthNoc1.hap1.1, whole genome shotgun sequence genome:
- the SRSF6 gene encoding serine/arginine-rich splicing factor 6 isoform X1, translating into MPRVYIGRLSYHVREKDIQRFFSGYGRLLEVDLKNGYGFVEFEDSRDADDAVYELNGKDLCGERVIVEHARGPRRDRDGYSYSSRSGGGGGYSSRRQSGRDKYGPPVRTEHRLIVENLSSRCSWQDLKDFMRQAGEVTYADAHKERTNEGVIEFRSYSDMKRALEKLDGTEINGRKIRLVEDKPRSSHRRSYSGSRSRSRSRRRSRSRSRRSRSSRSRSRSVSKSRSRSKSRSRSKDRSRSRSKSRKSRSKSKSKPKSDRGSRSHSRSKEKSEKSRSRSRSRSRSPKENGKGDAKSKSRSRSRSRSNSPQQQPSAKARSESPPKRAASRSRSRSRSKSRSRSRSSSRD; encoded by the exons ATGCCGCGCGTCTATATCGGGCGCCTGAGCTACCACGTCCGGGAGAAGGACATCCAGCGCTTCTTCAGCGGCTATGGCCGCCTGCTCGAGGTCGACCTCAAAAACGG TTACGGCTTCGTGGAGTTCGAGGACTCCCGAGACGCCGACGATGCCGTTTACGAGCTGAACGGCAAGGACCTGTGCGGGGAACGCGTGATCGTGGAGCAcgcccgcggcccccgccgcgaCAGGGACGGGTACAGCTACAGTAGTCGCA GTGGGGGTGGTGGCGGATATAGCAGTCGGAGACAATCTGGAAGAGATAAATATGGACCGCCTGTTCGTACAGAGCACAGACTGATTGTTGAAAACCTTTCCAGTCGCTGTAGTTGGCAGGATTTGAAA GATTTCATGAGGCAAGCTGGTGAGGTGACCTATGCAGATGCTCACAAAGAACGTACAAATGAAGGAGTGATTGAGTTCCGATCTTACTCAGACATGAAGCGTGCCCTGGAGAAACTGGATGGCACAGAGATAAACGGAAGGAAGATCAGGCTGGTTGAAGACAAGCCACGGTCAAGCCATAGGCGATCTTACTCTGGCAGCAGGTCGAG GTCACGATCTAGAAGACGGTCTAGAAGCAGAAGTCGTAGAAGTAGGAGCAGCCGCAGCAGGTCCCGTAGTGTCTCCAAAAGCCGTTCCCG GTCTAAATCCAGGTCACGAAGCAAAGACCGCTCACGCTCCAGATCTAAAAGCAGGAAGTCTAGATCAAAGAGCAAATCGAAACCCAAGTCTGACAGGGGTTCACGCTCTCACAGCAGATCCAAGGAGAAGTCTGAGAAGTCTCGGTCCAGATCCAGGTCCAGGTCTCGATCTCCCAAAGAAAATGGTAAAGGAGATGCTAAGTCTAAGTCCAGGTCAAGGAGTAGGTCTCGTTCCAATTCTCCGCAGCAGCAGCCATCTGCCAAGGCTCGTTCTGAGTCGCCACCCAAAAGAGCTGCATCGAGGTCCCGCTCCAGGTCTCGTTCAAAATCTCGCTCACGATCAAGATCTAGTTCAAGAGATTAA
- the SRSF6 gene encoding serine/arginine-rich splicing factor 6 isoform X3: protein MPRVYIGRLSYHVREKDIQRFFSGYGRLLEVDLKNGYGFVEFEDSRDADDAVYELNGKDLCGERVIVEHARARKGGGRFSSRNLFRRQSGRDKYGPPVRTEHRLIVENLSSRCSWQDLKDFMRQAGEVTYADAHKERTNEGVIEFRSYSDMKRALEKLDGTEINGRKIRLVEDKPRSSHRRSYSGSRSRSRRRSRSRSRRSRSSRSRSRSVSKSRSRSKSRSRSKDRSRSRSKSRNRSRSNSPQQQPSAKARSESPPKRAASRSRSRSRSKSRSRSRSSSRD, encoded by the exons ATGCCGCGCGTCTATATCGGGCGCCTGAGCTACCACGTCCGGGAGAAGGACATCCAGCGCTTCTTCAGCGGCTATGGCCGCCTGCTCGAGGTCGACCTCAAAAACGG TTACGGCTTCGTGGAGTTCGAGGACTCCCGAGACGCCGACGATGCCGTTTACGAGCTGAACGGCAAGGACCTGTGCGGGGAACGCGTGATCGTGGAGCAcgcccgcg CACG gaagggtggggggaggttTTCAAGCAGGAATCTGTT TCGGAGACAATCTGGAAGAGATAAATATGGACCGCCTGTTCGTACAGAGCACAGACTGATTGTTGAAAACCTTTCCAGTCGCTGTAGTTGGCAGGATTTGAAA GATTTCATGAGGCAAGCTGGTGAGGTGACCTATGCAGATGCTCACAAAGAACGTACAAATGAAGGAGTGATTGAGTTCCGATCTTACTCAGACATGAAGCGTGCCCTGGAGAAACTGGATGGCACAGAGATAAACGGAAGGAAGATCAGGCTGGTTGAAGACAAGCCACGGTCAAGCCATAGGCGATCTTACTCTGGCAGCAG GTCACGATCTAGAAGACGGTCTAGAAGCAGAAGTCGTAGAAGTAGGAGCAGCCGCAGCAGGTCCCGTAGTGTCTCCAAAAGCCGTTCCCG GTCTAAATCCAGGTCACGAAGCAAAGACCGCTCACGCTCCAGATCTAAAAGCAGGAA TAGGTCTCGTTCCAATTCTCCGCAGCAGCAGCCATCTGCCAAGGCTCGTTCTGAGTCGCCACCCAAAAGAGCTGCATCGAGGTCCCGCTCCAGGTCTCGTTCAAAATCTCGCTCACGATCAAGATCTAGTTCAAGAGATTAA
- the SRSF6 gene encoding serine/arginine-rich splicing factor 6 isoform X2: protein MPRVYIGRLSYHVREKDIQRFFSGYGRLLEVDLKNGYGFVEFEDSRDADDAVYELNGKDLCGERVIVEHARGPRRDRDGYSYSSRGGGGGYSSRRQSGRDKYGPPVRTEHRLIVENLSSRCSWQDLKDFMRQAGEVTYADAHKERTNEGVIEFRSYSDMKRALEKLDGTEINGRKIRLVEDKPRSSHRRSYSGSRSRSRSRRRSRSRSRRSRSSRSRSRSVSKSRSRSKSRSRSKDRSRSRSKSRKSRSKSKSKPKSDRGSRSHSRSKEKSEKSRSRSRSRSRSPKENGKGDAKSKSRSRSRSRSNSPQQQPSAKARSESPPKRAASRSRSRSRSKSRSRSRSSSRD from the exons ATGCCGCGCGTCTATATCGGGCGCCTGAGCTACCACGTCCGGGAGAAGGACATCCAGCGCTTCTTCAGCGGCTATGGCCGCCTGCTCGAGGTCGACCTCAAAAACGG TTACGGCTTCGTGGAGTTCGAGGACTCCCGAGACGCCGACGATGCCGTTTACGAGCTGAACGGCAAGGACCTGTGCGGGGAACGCGTGATCGTGGAGCAcgcccgcggcccccgccgcgaCAGGGACGGGTACAGCTACAGTAGTC GTGGGGGTGGTGGCGGATATAGCAGTCGGAGACAATCTGGAAGAGATAAATATGGACCGCCTGTTCGTACAGAGCACAGACTGATTGTTGAAAACCTTTCCAGTCGCTGTAGTTGGCAGGATTTGAAA GATTTCATGAGGCAAGCTGGTGAGGTGACCTATGCAGATGCTCACAAAGAACGTACAAATGAAGGAGTGATTGAGTTCCGATCTTACTCAGACATGAAGCGTGCCCTGGAGAAACTGGATGGCACAGAGATAAACGGAAGGAAGATCAGGCTGGTTGAAGACAAGCCACGGTCAAGCCATAGGCGATCTTACTCTGGCAGCAGGTCGAG GTCACGATCTAGAAGACGGTCTAGAAGCAGAAGTCGTAGAAGTAGGAGCAGCCGCAGCAGGTCCCGTAGTGTCTCCAAAAGCCGTTCCCG GTCTAAATCCAGGTCACGAAGCAAAGACCGCTCACGCTCCAGATCTAAAAGCAGGAAGTCTAGATCAAAGAGCAAATCGAAACCCAAGTCTGACAGGGGTTCACGCTCTCACAGCAGATCCAAGGAGAAGTCTGAGAAGTCTCGGTCCAGATCCAGGTCCAGGTCTCGATCTCCCAAAGAAAATGGTAAAGGAGATGCTAAGTCTAAGTCCAGGTCAAGGAGTAGGTCTCGTTCCAATTCTCCGCAGCAGCAGCCATCTGCCAAGGCTCGTTCTGAGTCGCCACCCAAAAGAGCTGCATCGAGGTCCCGCTCCAGGTCTCGTTCAAAATCTCGCTCACGATCAAGATCTAGTTCAAGAGATTAA